The [Bacillus] selenitireducens MLS10 genome includes a region encoding these proteins:
- a CDS encoding DMT family transporter, protein MLKAYILMIFVAIFYSGNILVGKAINDLPPVTIAFFRLLLAFVFVAPLAIRQAWHSRHVFLSMKGPFLLMTLSGVTFFNTFIYGSLQFTTATNVAVLETVIPALTVVLGALLIQERLPKSAIAGTVLSIASAIYVVLGSQLFTMGSMQWNPGDFIMAGAIICWSVYSIMVKKYMAFFKPFAALVVMTGISVIVLFPVMLVEWAIIGVPSLSGGSEHWLGLVYLGLFPSLIALIFYNEAVGILGASRASVMLNLLPVFTMLGAFLWLGESITTHHIAGTAGVIFGVWLTTKKANINKIRDSEQV, encoded by the coding sequence GTGCTCAAAGCCTATATACTCATGATTTTTGTTGCTATCTTTTATTCAGGGAATATTCTTGTAGGAAAAGCCATTAACGATTTACCGCCGGTAACCATCGCTTTTTTTCGGCTGTTATTGGCCTTTGTCTTTGTTGCACCGCTCGCAATCAGGCAGGCATGGCATTCCCGCCATGTATTTTTGTCCATGAAAGGGCCATTCCTGCTGATGACCTTATCAGGGGTCACATTTTTTAATACGTTTATCTACGGATCGTTGCAATTTACTACCGCCACAAACGTTGCAGTCCTTGAAACCGTGATACCGGCTCTGACCGTTGTTCTTGGAGCGCTGTTGATTCAAGAGCGCCTCCCTAAAAGCGCCATTGCCGGTACCGTCCTTTCTATTGCAAGTGCCATTTATGTTGTGCTCGGGAGTCAGTTATTTACGATGGGAAGTATGCAGTGGAACCCTGGAGACTTTATTATGGCCGGTGCTATCATTTGTTGGTCAGTTTATTCCATCATGGTGAAGAAATATATGGCTTTTTTCAAACCTTTTGCTGCTCTTGTTGTGATGACCGGTATATCTGTTATTGTTTTATTCCCTGTAATGCTCGTTGAATGGGCGATCATCGGTGTGCCTTCATTATCAGGAGGCAGTGAGCATTGGCTCGGCCTCGTCTATTTAGGACTGTTTCCCTCATTGATTGCATTGATCTTTTACAACGAAGCAGTCGGGATTCTTGGTGCATCAAGAGCTTCTGTGATGTTAAATCTGCTGCCTGTCTTTACAATGCTTGGAGCATTTCTCTGGTTGGGTGAGTCCATTACCACCCATCATATCGCAGGTACCGCCGGCGTAATTTTCGGCGTCTGGCTGACAACCAAAAAGGCAAACATAAACAAAATACGTGATTCCGAACAGGTTTAA
- a CDS encoding rhodanese-like domain-containing protein, with protein sequence MTFVYLVILLIAVIFVYQRYFPPAKVDILNKIPEAVEGRRWILDIREYQDAEKSPIKGAFNVPLAYLNRHYPKEMPQEVVIVANDRVEVNLSCKLLSKKGYHVSGYHLCPVKNKYQGSPEPCVEKSC encoded by the coding sequence ATGACTTTTGTATATTTGGTAATTTTACTAATTGCAGTTATCTTTGTATATCAGCGTTACTTCCCACCGGCAAAAGTGGATATTCTGAACAAAATCCCGGAAGCTGTTGAGGGTCGTCGTTGGATACTCGACATAAGGGAATATCAGGATGCCGAGAAATCTCCAATAAAAGGAGCATTCAATGTGCCACTGGCATATTTGAACAGGCATTATCCCAAAGAAATGCCGCAAGAGGTGGTTATCGTCGCAAATGATCGCGTCGAAGTCAATCTTTCATGCAAACTGCTCTCGAAGAAAGGGTATCACGTATCCGGTTATCACCTTTGCCCGGTGAAAAATAAATATCAGGGCAGTCCTGAGCCGTGCGTTGAAAAAAGTTGCTAA